A window of Rufibacter sp. LB8 contains these coding sequences:
- a CDS encoding T9SS type A sorting domain-containing protein, translating into MMKPLQKLSLSLVAFLGVGSISVSAQEFHDAFSGTGTVSGHNGWEYANIGTSGQTMLEAGSLTYPGLAASTGNKVALKATNNEYINKMFATPVTTGELYGSFLLNVVDGASLRGNETIGNYFMHFVRSLGVTPYQARIYVRAGSAPNTFNVGILNNTLDGVPTPVSGTEMYGTNPTNYTIGQTVLIVFKHDLGNNSSSIWVNPTLGAAQEPAPTYTATAGVATTTLGGIAFRQNNTNGQGTGNLEIDEVRVGPSFDAVTPGTTTSVKDFATANIGLYPNPTSGSVKLQLPASLANGEVGLTVYSLEGKVLLKTAGSEQKLNQELATKLSAAANGVYIVRLESNGNSYQTRVVKN; encoded by the coding sequence TTCTGCCCAGGAGTTCCATGACGCATTCTCTGGAACCGGCACCGTGTCTGGCCACAACGGTTGGGAATACGCCAACATAGGTACTTCCGGGCAAACCATGCTAGAGGCCGGCAGCCTGACCTATCCCGGTTTGGCCGCTTCTACCGGCAACAAAGTAGCCTTAAAGGCCACCAACAATGAGTACATCAACAAGATGTTCGCCACCCCGGTGACCACAGGTGAACTGTATGGTTCGTTCCTGTTGAATGTAGTGGACGGCGCCTCTTTGCGGGGAAATGAAACCATTGGGAATTACTTTATGCACTTTGTGCGGTCTCTGGGGGTAACGCCTTACCAGGCAAGAATCTACGTGAGAGCGGGCAGCGCGCCCAACACCTTTAACGTGGGTATCCTGAACAATACCCTTGACGGCGTTCCTACCCCAGTCTCCGGTACTGAGATGTACGGCACCAACCCCACCAACTATACCATTGGTCAAACTGTGCTTATTGTGTTCAAGCATGACCTGGGGAACAACTCCTCCAGCATATGGGTGAATCCCACGCTAGGAGCGGCGCAGGAACCGGCGCCAACGTACACGGCAACTGCCGGCGTGGCTACCACAACTTTAGGGGGAATAGCCTTTCGGCAGAACAACACCAATGGCCAGGGAACCGGAAACCTGGAAATTGACGAAGTGAGGGTAGGCCCATCATTTGATGCGGTAACTCCAGGAACTACCACCAGCGTGAAAGACTTCGCCACTGCTAATATTGGCTTGTACCCAAACCCTACCTCCGGAAGCGTGAAACTGCAGCTGCCCGCCAGCCTGGCCAACGGCGAGGTAGGCCTGACCGTCTACAGCCTGGAAGGGAAAGTGCTCCTGAAAACCGCCGGCTCTGAGCAGAAACTCAACCAGGAACTGGCCACCAAACTGAGCGCCGCCGCCAACGGGGTGTACATTGTGCGCCTTGAAAGCAACGGCAACAGCTACCAGACCAGAGTGGTGAAAAACTAG
- a CDS encoding T9SS type A sorting domain-containing protein codes for MLPAAAATSRDVNADISGTIPAGTTTAYYSAIIKVLDDTQLGDTPDYFMHFGNDAGAANTNLFGRLHAKKSGTGYRLAIQNISGGTPTQTDFPLDLTFGTSVLVVVKFEIKDGNDMATLWVNPTLGATEPTNGVSNSSGTNSATRFQSIGLRNGFMSASSSGTPKVEIDEIRVGTTFASVTPGTTTSIKDFKAGNLNIYPNPANGTFKLQLPANLSSGKVAMTVYTVSGTVLLSATGTEKALNEQLSSKFNNAAAGVYLVKIEANGESFQTRLVKN; via the coding sequence TTGTTGCCAGCCGCAGCTGCCACTAGTAGAGATGTGAACGCTGATATTTCCGGGACTATTCCGGCCGGTACTACCACTGCTTATTATTCAGCCATTATCAAAGTTCTTGATGACACCCAATTAGGTGATACGCCTGATTACTTTATGCACTTTGGTAATGACGCAGGTGCCGCCAACACTAACCTGTTCGGTAGATTGCATGCTAAAAAATCAGGAACTGGTTATCGGTTGGCTATTCAGAATATTTCTGGAGGTACTCCTACCCAAACAGATTTTCCTTTAGATCTTACTTTTGGTACTTCTGTGCTGGTAGTGGTGAAATTTGAGATTAAGGATGGAAATGATATGGCAACACTTTGGGTGAACCCAACTCTTGGCGCGACAGAGCCAACCAACGGTGTGTCTAACTCTAGTGGTACCAACTCTGCTACCAGATTCCAGTCAATTGGATTGAGAAACGGTTTTATGTCCGCCTCTTCCTCCGGAACCCCAAAAGTTGAGATTGATGAAATAAGAGTAGGAACTACATTTGCTTCGGTAACGCCAGGTACTACTACCAGCATCAAAGATTTCAAAGCGGGTAACCTGAACATCTATCCTAACCCGGCCAACGGAACCTTCAAGTTGCAGTTACCAGCCAACTTGTCTTCTGGCAAAGTGGCCATGACGGTGTACACCGTGAGCGGAACTGTTTTGTTGAGCGCCACCGGCACTGAGAAAGCCTTGAACGAGCAACTGTCTTCTAAATTCAACAATGCCGCCGCCGGTGTGTACTTGGTGAAAATTGAAGCCAACGGCGAGAGCTTCCAAACCAGATTGGTGAAAAACTAA
- a CDS encoding SDR family oxidoreductase, with amino-acid sequence MKGKVVIVTGGSSGIGRACALAYGKAGATVVISARNAQKLQETGQELATGRVTYLAVPGDVSVETDCQQLIAQTVASFGRIDVLVNNAGISMRALFQDVDLGVIRQLMDINFWGTVYCTKYALPHLLSTKGSVIGVSSIAGFQGLPGRTGYSASKFAMQGFLGALRTETLHQGLHVMVACPGFTASNIRNTALAANGQQQGESPRDEGKMMTAEEVAEKILEGTLRRKRELVMTGQGKLTVFLSKWLPALTDKLVFNHMKKEPDSPFK; translated from the coding sequence ATGAAAGGCAAAGTGGTCATTGTCACGGGCGGTTCCTCGGGCATTGGGCGGGCCTGTGCGCTGGCCTACGGGAAGGCGGGGGCCACGGTGGTCATCTCCGCCAGAAACGCGCAGAAACTGCAGGAGACCGGCCAGGAACTGGCAACAGGCAGGGTCACCTATCTGGCCGTGCCCGGTGACGTGAGCGTGGAAACAGACTGCCAGCAACTTATTGCGCAAACGGTGGCCAGCTTTGGACGGATAGACGTGCTGGTCAACAACGCCGGCATCAGCATGCGGGCCTTGTTCCAGGATGTGGACTTGGGCGTGATTCGGCAACTCATGGACATCAACTTCTGGGGAACCGTGTATTGTACCAAATATGCCTTGCCACATCTTTTGTCAACCAAGGGCTCAGTCATTGGCGTGTCTTCTATTGCCGGTTTCCAGGGCTTGCCGGGGCGCACGGGGTATTCGGCGTCTAAGTTTGCCATGCAGGGTTTCCTGGGCGCCTTGCGCACCGAAACGCTTCACCAGGGCCTGCACGTGATGGTGGCCTGTCCTGGGTTCACGGCTTCCAACATCAGAAACACCGCTCTGGCCGCCAACGGGCAGCAGCAGGGCGAATCGCCGCGCGATGAAGGCAAGATGATGACCGCCGAGGAAGTGGCTGAGAAGATTCTGGAAGGCACCTTGCGGCGCAAAAGGGAGCTGGTAATGACCGGCCAAGGCAAACTCACCGTCTTCCTGAGCAAGTGGCTGCCCGCCCTCACTGACAAGCTAGTCTTCAACCACATGAAGAAAGAACCAGATTCCCCTTTCAAATAG